In the genome of Streptomyces sp. SAI-127, the window AGCCGGCTGCGCGGACTGTTCACCGGTCCCGCGGAGGATCCGCGCTGGGCCCGCCCCGCTCTCTGGGCGATCCTCGTGCTGGCCACGGCCCTGTACGCCTGGAACATGTCGTCCATCAGCGGCAACACCTTCTACAACGCGGCCGTCTACTCCGGCACCAAGAGCTGGAAGGCGTTCTTCTTCGGCGCCCTGGACTCGGGCAGCTTCATCACGGTCGACAAACCGCCGTTCGCGCTGTGGGTGATGGGCCTCTCGGCGCGTGTCCTCGGGTACGGCACCTGGCAGTTGATGCTGCCGATGGTCGCGCTCGGCACCGGCTCGGTGGCCTTGCTGTACCGCATGGTCAAGCGGGACTTCGGCGCCGTCGCGGCCACGATCGCGGCGCTCGCGCTCACTCTCACGCCGATCACCGTCGCCATCACCCGGGACACCAACCCCGATCCGGTCCTGGTCTTCCTGATGCTGCTGGGTGCGGCCGCGCTGATGAAGGCCGTGCGCACCGGGCGACTGATGCCGCTGGTGTGGTCGGGGGTCGCGATCGGCTTCGCCTTCAACACCAAGATGATGCAGGCGTACGTCGTCCTGCCTGCCTTCTTCCTGGTCTACCTGTGGGCGGCCAAGGGCTCGCTCGGCCGCCGTATCCGCAACCTCGCCGTCGGCACCGTCGCGCTGGTCGTCTCCAGCGCCTGGTGGATGGTGGTCGTCGACCTCGTTCCGGCGTCCTCCCGGCCGTACATCGGCGGCTCCACCGACAACACGGTGTGGGACCTGGTCATCGGCTACAACGGCTTCGGCCGGATCTTCGGGGCGAGTTCCTCGGTGGGCTCGCAGGGCAACGGCGCCAGTTTCGGCGGTGAGGCGGGGCTGTACCGGCTGTTCAACAGCATCATGGGCGGCCAGATCTCCTGGCTGATCCCCTTCGCGGTCGTCGCCCTGATCGGCGGTCTGGTGCTGCGCGGCCGGGCCCCTCGTACGGACGCGAAGCGGGCGGCGCTGCTGCTGTGGGGCGGCTGGTTCGTCCTGCACTACCTGACCTTCGCGCTCGCCGAGGGCACCTTCCACCCGTACTACGTCACCGCCATGGCGCCGGGTGTCGCCGCCCTGGCCGGTATCGGCGCAGTGACGCTCTACAAGGCCTTCCGTGAGGGCTCGGCGGCGAAGTGGGCGTGGGTGCTGCCGGCGGCGATCACGGGCAGCACGGTCTGGGCGGTCGTCCTGCTCCAGCGGGTCTCCGGCTCCGGGACGCTGTACACGGTCGCCGAGGTCGTGGCCGGGGTCGCGGGTGCGGTCGCCGTGATCGGGCTGCTGCTCGGCCGGTTCACCGGGCGGCAGCGGCTGACGGGCATCGCGGCCCTCGCGGCGGTCGTCGCCCTGCTCGCCGGTCCCGCCGCGTACGCGGCGTCGGCGGCCGGCTCCAGCACCAACGGCACCAACCCGACGGCCGGTCCGAGCACCGGCGGCATGGGCGGTGGCGGCATGGGCGGGGGTCAGCGGCCCAGTGGGAGCGGCGGCCCGGGCGGCGGCACCGGCACGAGCAACAGCGGCAGCACACCGAGCGGCACCAGCAGTTCGCGCAGCCCCGGCTCCAGCAGCCAGTCCGCGTCCGGCCGGACCGCCGGAGGCATGGGCGACACCCAGGTCTCCTCCGCGATGATCTCGTACCTGAAGAAGAACCAGGACGGCGCCACCTGGCTGGTCGCCGTCGCCACCGACCAGACCGCCTCCTCGATCATCCTGGAGTCCGGTGAGCCGGTGATCTCCATGGGCGGCTGGTCCGGCTCCGACAACGCCATGACCCTCGCCAAACTGAAGAGCCTCGTGAAGTCCGGCAAGCTGCACTACATCGTCATCAGCAGCAGCGGCCAGGGCTCCTCGAACTCCGAGATCTCCACCTGGGTCAAGAAGAACGGCACGGCGGTCTCCGCCTACAGCGGTTTGTACCGCCTCGGCTGACCAGCATGGAGACACGCAGAGGGCGGGCCGCCGGTGAACAAACCGGCGGCCCGCCCTCGTGACGTGTCCGGTCAGGGCACGGCCGGAAAGCCCGGCGTACGCAGCACCCGGCGCTCCGCGTCCACCGAGAAGACCTCGCAGCCCTCCAGGGAGGCGGCCCAGTCGACGCCCTCGGGGCCCATGGCGAAGGCCGCCGTGGCGACCGAGTCGGCCTCCGTGAGGGTCGGGGCCACGACGGTGAGGCTGAGCAGGCCCGTCGCCGCACCTCCGGTCCGGCCGTCGATGATGTGGTCGCCCCGCTCATAACGCGCGGACGTCGCGACCGCCCCGCTGTCGAGCGAGAGGACCGTGCACAGTTTGTCGGCGTGTTCGGGGTGCCGTACGCCCACCCGCCAGGGGCCGCCGGCGGTGACCACGTCACCGCCGGCGTTGAGGACGAACCGCGTCGCGCCGGCCGCTGTCAGCAACTCCGCCGCCCGCTGCACCGACCAGCCCTTGACCACCGCGCAGGGGTCGAGACGGCGACCGGGCAGCCGTACGTCGAAGGCGCCGCCGGTGGCCTTCCGGTAGTGCTCGCACAGGTCGAGGATCTCGTGCAGGTCCGCGCTCAGCTCGTCCGCGGACAGCTCGCCGCGGTCGTACCGCGACACCTCGCTGTCCTCCTTGAACGGGCTGAACCGGGCGTCGGCCTCGCGCAGCCAGGCGAAGACCGCGTCCGCCGCCGACTCGGGGACGTCCTCGTCGTCGACCCGCAGCGAGACCGGGAACCCCATGACGTGTTCGACGCGGTGCATCGGAATGATCAGCCCTTCGCGTCGATCGCGGCCTGGAGGGACTCCTTGTAGGCGTCACTGGTGATGGTCGCACCGGACACCGTGTCGATGTCCGCGCTCTGCGCCTCCAGCGTCTCCGCGACCAGCACCGGCACGGCGGCCGTCGTCTGCGGGTGGTTCGGCTGCTGAAGCATCTTCACCGCGGTGATCTTCGTACCGGAGAAGGTCACCTGGACCTGTACGGGTCCCTTCTCCGTGCTGAGGGCCGAACCGTCGACGGTCCGGGAAGACGCCTCGGAAGCGGATGCCGAGGGCGAGGCCGACGCCGCCTTGGCGTTGTCGTCGATCGCGGCCTGGAGGGACTCCTTGTAGGCGTCACTGGTGATGGTCGCACCGGACACCGTGTCGATGTCCGCGCTCTGCGCCTCCAGCGTCTCCGCGACCAGCTTCGGCACGGCGGCCGTCGTCTGCGGGTGGTTCGGCTGCTGAAGCATCTTGACGGCCGTGATCTTCGTACCGGAGAAGGTCACCTGGAGCTGCACAGGGCCCTTCTCCGTGTCGACCGTCGTGGTCGTGACCACGTTCGTACCGGACGACCCGGAGGACGAGGACGACGAGGAGGACGTCGAGGGCGCCGGAGTGGTGGCCTGGACGGTGGAGGACTCGGCCGACGGCTGGTAGAGCCACACGGGGACCAGGCCCGCGATGCTCAGGACGACGACAGGTATGGCTCGTTTCACGGTCTGTTCCTCATCCCGCCAGGCTGAAGCGCTCGAAGTGGATCTGCGGTTTGGGCACGTCCAGCTCGCGCAGGCTGCCCAGGACCGCCTTCATCATCGGGGGCGGTCCGCACAGGAAGACGTCCCGCTCGGCGATGTCGGGCACGAGACGCGCCAGCTCGCCCGCCGCCAGCTTGTCGGGCACGGGCGGGCCGGTGACCAGGTGGAGTTCGGCGCCCTTGGCGATCGCGAGCTCGCGCAGCTCGTCGTAGAGGACGGCGTCCCGGTCGGAGCCGACCCGGTAGATGACGACGGCGTGGCCGTGCACCTCCTCCAGGAGGGCCCGGATCGGGGTGACGCCGACGCCGCCGGCGATGAGGACGGACTCGGGCCGCGTGCGGTGCAGGGCGGTGAAGGCGCCGTAGGGGCCCTCGGCGAAGACGCGGGTGCCGACCTTGACGTGCCTGAGGGCGGCGCTGCCCTCGCCGGCCGCTTTGGCGGTCAGGCGCAGTGTCCTGCCGTCGGGGGCGGCGGAGAGGGAGAAGGGGTTGGCCTGCCACCAGCGGTCGGCGGTCAGGAAGCGCCACAGGAAGAACTGTCCGGCGCGGGCGGGCAGTTGGTCGAGGTCCTTGCCGCTGATGTAGATCGAGACGACGCTGTCGTTCTCGGGCACGACGGCCGTGACCCGGAACTGGTGACGCCAGTTCCGCCACAGCGGGAGCACCGCGCGGCCCAGGACGACCGAGCCGAGGGCCACGCCCCAGACGCCGTACCAGTACCCGGTGGCGACGGAGGAGGACGTGAAGGTGGTGCCGACGGCGACCTGGTGGGTGAAGGCCAGCACCACGGCGACGTACGTGTACAGGTGGATGAAGTGCCAGGTCTCGTAGGCGAGACGGCGCCGGGCGTACCGGGCGGAGACCGCGCCGACCACGATGATCAGGCAGAACGCGACGACCGCGCGCAGGACGCCCTCGGTGGTCTCGGCGAGGTCGACGATCTCGCCGATCGGGCCCACGTCGGTGCCCTCGGCGTAGCCGAAGCTGATGAAGACGACGTGGGCGAGGAGCGTCCACAGGATGCCGAAGCCGGTCCAGCGGTGCCAGGAGGTCAGCCGGTCCATGCCGATGCGGCGGTCGAGCCAGGGCAG includes:
- a CDS encoding ferredoxin reductase family protein encodes the protein MTTVQSPPAPPTAIQRPRVVARTGLYAVLAANAAVVAWFFAQAGFASNALIVLGRLTGLYAALIMAFQLVLVARLPWLDRRIGMDRLTSWHRWTGFGILWTLLAHVVFISFGYAEGTDVGPIGEIVDLAETTEGVLRAVVAFCLIIVVGAVSARYARRRLAYETWHFIHLYTYVAVVLAFTHQVAVGTTFTSSSVATGYWYGVWGVALGSVVLGRAVLPLWRNWRHQFRVTAVVPENDSVVSIYISGKDLDQLPARAGQFFLWRFLTADRWWQANPFSLSAAPDGRTLRLTAKAAGEGSAALRHVKVGTRVFAEGPYGAFTALHRTRPESVLIAGGVGVTPIRALLEEVHGHAVVIYRVGSDRDAVLYDELRELAIAKGAELHLVTGPPVPDKLAAGELARLVPDIAERDVFLCGPPPMMKAVLGSLRELDVPKPQIHFERFSLAG
- a CDS encoding glycosyltransferase family 39 protein encodes the protein MTTLAPPPAPTTQDGRHRAAPPAASSRLRGLFTGPAEDPRWARPALWAILVLATALYAWNMSSISGNTFYNAAVYSGTKSWKAFFFGALDSGSFITVDKPPFALWVMGLSARVLGYGTWQLMLPMVALGTGSVALLYRMVKRDFGAVAATIAALALTLTPITVAITRDTNPDPVLVFLMLLGAAALMKAVRTGRLMPLVWSGVAIGFAFNTKMMQAYVVLPAFFLVYLWAAKGSLGRRIRNLAVGTVALVVSSAWWMVVVDLVPASSRPYIGGSTDNTVWDLVIGYNGFGRIFGASSSVGSQGNGASFGGEAGLYRLFNSIMGGQISWLIPFAVVALIGGLVLRGRAPRTDAKRAALLLWGGWFVLHYLTFALAEGTFHPYYVTAMAPGVAALAGIGAVTLYKAFREGSAAKWAWVLPAAITGSTVWAVVLLQRVSGSGTLYTVAEVVAGVAGAVAVIGLLLGRFTGRQRLTGIAALAAVVALLAGPAAYAASAAGSSTNGTNPTAGPSTGGMGGGGMGGGQRPSGSGGPGGGTGTSNSGSTPSGTSSSRSPGSSSQSASGRTAGGMGDTQVSSAMISYLKKNQDGATWLVAVATDQTASSIILESGEPVISMGGWSGSDNAMTLAKLKSLVKSGKLHYIVISSSGQGSSNSEISTWVKKNGTAVSAYSGLYRLG
- a CDS encoding FAD:protein FMN transferase, with the translated sequence MHRVEHVMGFPVSLRVDDEDVPESAADAVFAWLREADARFSPFKEDSEVSRYDRGELSADELSADLHEILDLCEHYRKATGGAFDVRLPGRRLDPCAVVKGWSVQRAAELLTAAGATRFVLNAGGDVVTAGGPWRVGVRHPEHADKLCTVLSLDSGAVATSARYERGDHIIDGRTGGAATGLLSLTVVAPTLTEADSVATAAFAMGPEGVDWAASLEGCEVFSVDAERRVLRTPGFPAVP
- a CDS encoding FMN-binding protein, which encodes MKRAIPVVVLSIAGLVPVWLYQPSAESSTVQATTPAPSTSSSSSSSSGSSGTNVVTTTTVDTEKGPVQLQVTFSGTKITAVKMLQQPNHPQTTAAVPKLVAETLEAQSADIDTVSGATITSDAYKESLQAAIDDNAKAASASPSASASEASSRTVDGSALSTEKGPVQVQVTFSGTKITAVKMLQQPNHPQTTAAVPVLVAETLEAQSADIDTVSGATITSDAYKESLQAAIDAKG